Proteins co-encoded in one Neofelis nebulosa isolate mNeoNeb1 chromosome 2, mNeoNeb1.pri, whole genome shotgun sequence genomic window:
- the OBSL1 gene encoding obscurin-like protein 1 isoform X4: MKAGSGDQGSPPCFLRFPRPVRVVSGAEAELKCVVLGEPPPIVVWEKGGQQLAASERLSFPVDGAEHGLLLSGALPTDAGVYVCRARNAAGEAYAAAAVTVLEPLAPEPEPQPAERPLPPPGAGEGAPVFLAGPRSQWVLRGEQVVLTCQVGGLPAPALYWEKDGMALDEVWDSGHFVLEPGRAEGGPGVSLALRILAARLPDSGVYVCHARNAHGHAQAGALLQVHQPPESPPEDPDEAPKPVVEPLKCAPKTFWVNEGKHAKFRCYVMGKPEPEIEWHWEGRPLLSDRRRLMYRDRDGGFVLKVLYCQAKDRGLYVCAARNSAGQTLSAVQLHVKEPRLRFTRPLQDVEGREHGIAVLECKVPNSRIPTAWFREDQRLLPCRKYEQIEEGAVRRLIIHRLKADDDGVYLCEMRGRVRTVANVTVKGPILKRLPRKLDVLEGENAVLLVETQEAGVQGRWSRDGEDLPTICQSSSGHMHALVLPGVTREDAGEVTFSLGNSRTTTLLRVKCVKHSPPGPPVLAEMFKGHKNTVLLTWKPPEPAPETPFIYRLERQEVGSEDWIQCFSIEKAGAVEVPGDCVPSEGDYRFRVCTVSEHGRSPHVVFHGSAHLVPTARLVAGLEDVQVYDGEDAVFSLDLSTIIQGTWFLNGEELESNEPEGQVEPGALRYRIEQKGPQHRLLLQAVRHQHSGALVGFSCPGVQDSAALTIQESPVHILSPQDKESLTFTTSERVVLTCELSRVDFPARWYKDGQEVEEGESLVVKIDGRKHRLILPAAEVRDSGEFECRTEGVSAFFSVTVRDPPVHILDPQEHVFVHAITSECVMLACEVDREDAPVRWYKDGQEVEESDFVVLEKEGPHHRLVLPAAQPPDGGEFQCVAGDERAYFTVTITDVSSWIVYPSGKVYVAAVRLERVVLTCELCRPWAEVRWTKDGEEVVESPALLLQKEDTVRRLVLPAVQLEDSGEYLCEIDDESASFTVTVTESYQSQDSSNNNPELCVLLKKPKTRRLWSRFPPWRRTAGAE; the protein is encoded by the exons ATGAAGGCGGGCTCGGGGGATCAGGGGAGCCCCCCGTGCTTCCTGCGCTTCCCGCGGCCCGTGCGGGTGGTAAGTGGCGCCGAGGCCGAGCTCAAGTGCGTGGTCCTGGGGGAGCCGCCGCCCATTGTCGTGTGGGAGAAGGGCGGCCAGCAGCTGGCGGCCTCCGAGCGCCTCAGCTTCCCTGTGGACGGCGCCGAGCACGGCCTGCTGCTGAGTGGCGCCCTGCCCACCGACGCGGGGGTCTACGTGTGCCGCGCCCGCAACGCGGCCGGAGAGGCCTACGCGGCGGCCGCCGTCACCGTGCTGGAGCCACTGGCCCCTGAGCCCGAGCCCCAGCCCGCCGAGCGCCCGCTGCCTCCtcccggggcgggggagggcgccCCGGTGTTCCTGGCGGGGCCCCGGTCCCAGTGGGTGCTGCGGGGGGAGCAGGTGGTGCTGACGTGCCAGGTGGGGGGCCTCCCCGCGCCCGCGCTCTACTGGGAGAAGGACGGGATGGCCCTGGACGAAGTGTGGGACAGCGGCCACTTCGTGCTCGAGCCCGGCCGTGCCGAGGGCGGCCCCGGCGTGAGCCTAGCGCTGCGCATCCTGGCGGCGCGGCTGCCGGACTCGGGCGTCTACGTGTGCCACGCCCGCAACGCGCACGGCCACGCGCAGGCCGGCGCGCTGCTGCAGGTGCATCAGCCCCCCGAGAGCCCCCCCGAGGACCCCGATGAGGCTCCCAAGCCCGTGGTGGAGCCGCTCAAGTGCGCGCCCAAGACCTTCTGGGTGAACGAAGGCAAGCACGCCAAGTTCCGCTGCTACGTGATGGGCAAGCCCGAGCCCGAGATCGAATGGCACTGGGAGGGCCGCCCGCTGCTCTCCGACCGCCGCCGCCTCATGTACCGCGACCGTGACGGCGGCTTCGTGCTCAAGGTGCTCTACTGCCAGGCCAAGGACCGCGGGCTCTACGTGTGCGCAGCGCGCAACTCGGCGGGCCAGACTCTCAGCGCGGTGCAGCTGCATGTCAAAG agCCCCGTCTGCGCTTCACCAGGCCCCTGCAGGATGTGGAGGGCCGGGAGCATGGCATTGCCGTGCTGGAGTGTAAAGTGCCCAACTCCCGCATTCCCACGGCCTGGTTCCGTGAGGACCAGCGGCTGCTGCCCTGCCGCAAGTACGAGCAGATCGAGGAGGGCGCCGTCCGTCGCCTCATCATCCACAGGCTGAAGGCAGACGACGACGGTGTCTACCTGTGCGAGATGCGGGGCCGGGTGCGCACGGTGGCCAATGTGACAGTCAAAG GGCCCATCCTGAAGCGGCTGCCCCGGAAGCTCGACGTCCTGGAGGGAGAGAATGCGGTGCTGCTGGTGGAGACACAGGAAGCTGGGGTCCAGGGGCGCTGGAGCCGCGATGGGGAGGACCTGCCGACCATCTGCCAGAGCAGCTCCGGCCACATGCATGCCCTGGTCCTTCCAGGGGTCACCCGAGAAGATGCCGGCGAGGTCACCTTTAGCCTGGGCAACTCCCGTACCACCACTCTGCTCAGAGTCAAAT GCGTCAAGCACAGCCCCCCGGGACCCCCGGTATTGGCAGAGATGTTCAAGGGCCATAAGAACACAGTCCTGCTGACCTGGAAGCCCCCCGAGCCGGCTCCTGAGACCCCCTTCATCTACCGGCTGGAGCGGCAGGAGGTGGGCTCGGAAGACTGGATCCAGTGCTTCAGCATCGAGAAAGCCGGAGCCGTGGAGGTCCCAGGGGACTGCGTGCCCTCCGAGGGCGACTACCGCTTCCGCGTCTGCACAGTCAGCGAGCACGGCCGCAGTCCCCACGTTGTGTTCCATGGGTCTGCTCACCTCG TGCCCACAGCCCGCCTGGTGGCAGGTCTGGAGGACGTACAGGTATACGACGGGGAAGATGCGGTCTTCTCCCTGGATCTTTCCACCATCATCCAGGGCACCTGGTTCCTTAACGGGGAAGAGCTTGAGAGTAATGAGCCAGAGGGCCAGGTGGAGCCTGGGGCCTTGCGATACCGGATAGAGCAGAAAGGCCCACAGCACAGACTCCTCCTGCAGGCTGTCAGGCACCAGCACAGCGGGGCACTCGTTGGCTTCAGCTGCCCCGGTGTGCAGGACTCAGCCGCCCTCACCATCCAAG AGAGCCCGGTGCACATCCTGAGCCCCCAGGACAAGGAGTCGTTGACCTTCACGACCTCGGAGCGGGTGGTGCTGACCTGTGAGCTCTCCCGGGTGGACTTCCCAGCGCGCTGGTACAAGGACGGGCAGGAGGTAGAGGAGGGCGAGTCGCTGGTGGTGAAGATAGATGGGCGCAAACACCGCCTGATCCTGCCAGCCGCCGAAGTCCGAGACAGCGGCGAGTTTGAGTGCAGAACAGAAGGCGTCTCAGCCTTCTTCAGTGTCACCGTCCGAG ACCCCCCGGTGCATATCCTGGACCCCCAGGAGCACGTGTTTGTGCATGCCATAACCTCTGAGTGTGTCATGCTGGCCTGTGAGGTGGACCGAGAGGATGCACCCGTGCGCTGGTACAAGGATgggcaggaggtggaggagagtgACTTTGTGGTGCTGGAGAAGGAGGGGCCCCACCACCGGCTGGTGCTGCCTGCCGCCCAGCCCCCCGACGGGGGCGAGTTTCAGTGCGTCGCTGGAGATGAGCGTGCCTACTTCACCGTCACCATCACAG ATGTCTCCTCGTGGATCGTGTACCCCAGTGGCAAGGTGTATGTAGCGGCCGTGCGCTTGGAGCGTGTGGTGCTGACCTGTGAGCTGTGCCGGCCATGGGCCGAGGTGCGCTGGACCAAGGACGGTGAAGAGGTGGTGGAGAGCCCCGCATTGCTCTTGCAGAAGGAGGACACCGTCCGCCGCCTCGTGTTGCCTGCCGTCCAGCTGGAGGACTCCGGCGAGTACTTGTGTGAAATCGATGACGAGTCGGCCTCCTTCACCGTCACTGTCACAG AGTCTTACCAAAGTCAGGACAGTTCAAATAACAATCCGGAGTTATGCGTCCTCTTGAAAAAGCCGAAGACCCGGCGGCTCTGGTCCCGATTCCCCCCATGGCGACGAACAGCTGGTGCTGAGTAG